In the Oryza glaberrima chromosome 6, OglaRS2, whole genome shotgun sequence genome, one interval contains:
- the LOC127776236 gene encoding uncharacterized protein LOC127776236, with protein sequence MAVTETRETESELLQSCSETMISFVHNMTASYADKSNESSVVATSVAMFILPAVFFNLNLFSRVSDVSAVLNTTVRLFLSSALNLFLPVMSYLFSKAKKAPPPGPGGGHSAARDNSLSPLARVILLWMLLVELLRKKVEAILITTGMHVYSSLISHATTVAWLGNLVFFNLKAAGQKALFGVLWVLCAAKLVQRVAITEIVKRSYAHGKNARLISSYMAHLPKLKLLLDVDDASSSMDRCKFAVMGEESMVLKAGPHGYELDLGLAGAVVTVGKRLCLSFALFKLLRRRLENLPPATKQETDECRELILDGMCKDAQATAGDVPAEVALFQVLNDEVNFLAEYYHSVLPVVLASPYFFVVNYLCFPVVVLGLCVMTIVLCGNGSVLYAFKSLTNDNYAVSSGILSLTKCLWKNVVRSPPVFFSICYLLFIVVIYEEVWEFIVFLLSNWFIVSLLCSFSANPRPVRCILWLRRNISHYPSLITIKQFTVLSMMRCLSPRLPTATLPKHAKLAILERFRRSNPLSNGRAVLLTSMGGRHRRFSRLAWACQSGAVAEVILTWHIATSLLETKQQQQLPTSPSRSRRTAARLSRYCAYLVAFRPELLPDDREGTERIYKDLKKGIKAALGGARGYYLSSERSRHETIRALPAKLASADADMTVLERGAVLGKQLVNDEAGDGAVWEMLADVWVELVVYVSPSRAEEHAKGHEATLVQGSELVTLLWVLSTHTGIARPDHEGEVDQPAPALA encoded by the coding sequence atggcGGTTACGGAGACCAGGGAGACAGAGTCGGAGTTGCTGCAGTCGTGTTCGGAAACGATGATATCTTTCGTCCACAACATGACGGCCTCGTACGCCGACAAGAGCAACGAGTCGTCCGTGGTGGCCACCTCCGTCGCCATGTTCATCCTCCCCGCCGTCTTCTTCAACCTCAACCTCTTCAGCCGCGTCTCCGACGTGAGCGCGGTGCTCAACACCACCGTCCGCCTCTTCCTCTCCAGCGCGCTCAACCTCTTCCTCCCGGTCATGTCCTACCTATTCTCCAAGGCCAAGAAagcgccgccgcccgggcccggcggcggccactccgCCGCCAGAGACAACAGCCTCTCGCCGCTGGCGCGTGTCATCCTCCTGTGGATGCTCCTCGTCGAGCTCCTCCGCAAGAAGGTGGAGGCCATCCTCATTACCACCGGCATGCACGTCTACTCCAGCCTCATCAGCCACGCCACCACTGTCGCCTGGCTGGGCAACCTCGTCTTCTTCAACCTCAAGGCCGCCGGCCAGAAGGCCCTGTTCGGCGTCCTCTGGGTGCTCTGCGCCGCCAAGCTGGTGCAGCGCGTCGCCATCACCGAGATCGTCAAGCGCTCCTACGCCCATGGCAAGAACGCCCGCCTCATCTCCAGCTACATGGCGCACCTGCCAAAGCTTAAGCTGCTCCTCGACGTGGATGACGCCAGCAGCAGCATGGACCGGTGCAAGTTCGCCGTGATGGGAGAAGAGAGCATGGTGCTCAAGGCCGGACCACACGGCTACGAGCTCGacctcggcctcgccggcgccgtcgtcaccgtcggGAAGAGGCTCTGCCTCTCCTTCGCTCTCTTCAAGCTCCTGCGCCGCCGGCTCGAGAacctgccgccggcgaccaagCAGGAGACCGACGAGTGCCGGGAGCTCATCCTGGACGGCATGTGCAAGGATGCTcaggccaccgccggcgacgtcccggcggaggtggcgctgtTCCAGGTGCTCAACGACGAGGTGAACTTCCTGGCCGAGTACTACCACTCCGTCCTCCCCGTGGTGCTCGCGAGCCCCTACTTCTTCGTCGTCAACTACCTCTGCTTCCCCGTCGTCGTGTTGGGCCTCTGCGTCATGACCATCGTCCTCTGCGGCAATGGCAGCGTCTTGTACGCCTTCAAGAGCCTGACCAACGACAACTATGCCGTCTCCTCCGGCATACTCTCGCTCACGAAATGCCTCTGGAAAAACGTCGTCAGGTCTCCGCCGGTGTTCTTCTCCATCTGCTACCTCCTCTTCATCGTCGTCATCTACGAGGAGGTGTGGGAGTTCattgtcttcctcctctccaacTGGTTCATCGTCTCGCTGCTCTGCAGCTTCTCCGCCAACCCCCGGCCCGTCCGCTGCATCCTCTGGCTCCGCCGGAACATCAGCCACTACCCTAGCCTCATCACCATCAAGCAGTTCACCGTCCTCAGCATGATGAGATGCCTGTCGCCGAGGTTGCCGACCGCCACGCTGCCCAAGCATGCCAAGCTCGCCATCCTGGAACGCTTCCGCCGCAGCAATCCTCTCAGCAACGGCAGGGCCGTGCTGCTGACGTCGATGGGCGGTAGGCACCGGCGGTTCTCGCGGCTCGCGTGGGCGTGCCAGAGTGGCGCCGTCGCGGAGGTGATCCTCACCTGGCATATCGCCACCAGCCTCCTGGagacgaagcagcagcagcagcttccgACAAGTcccagccggagccggaggacggcggcgaggctgtcCAGATACTGCGCCTACCTCGTCGCCTTCCGGCCGGAGTTGCTGCCGGACGACCGGGAAGGCACGGAGCGCATCTACAAGGACCTGAAGAAGGGCATCaaggcggcgctcggcggcgcacggggatACTACCTCTCGTCGGAGCGGAGCCGGCACGAGACGATCCGTGCGCTCCCGGCCAAGCTTGCCTCCGCCGATGCCGACATGACGGTGCTCGAGAGGGGCGCCGTGCTGGGAAAGCAGCTGGTGAACGACgaagccggcgacggcgcggtgtgGGAGATGCTGGCCGACGTGTGGGTTGAACTCGTCGTGTACGTGTCGCCGTCGCGCGCGGAGGAGCACGCCAAGGGGCACGAGGCGACGCTAGTGCAGGGCAGCGAGCTCGTGACGCTGCTCTGGGTGCTCTCCACGCACACCGGCATCGCCCGCCCGGACCACGAAGGCGAAGTCGACCAGCCGGCGCCGGCACTTGCGTAG